Part of the Bacillus sp. THAF10 genome is shown below.
TTTCTATCTCAGGATCTGCTAACATTTCTTCTACAGAGTATACTTTTTCAATGTGGTAATCGTTCGCTTTGGCTTTTGCACGTTCAATGTCAAGGTCCGCTACAGCGACAATTTGTAAAATATCAAATTTAGCTGGTGCCTCGAGGTAAATTCCACTAATGGTGCCTGTTCCAATGATGCCTACTTTCATTTTTTGCATCGTTTTCTCGCTCCTCATAAAGAAATACGGCGCAGGAGGGCTACGCCGTATTTCCATTTTATTTTTTTAGATAAGGCTATTTTCGCATACTTTGTTGCTCTGCATATATCTTAATGCCTTAGATAAAAATTGCTATTTTGTTCTCACCGTTCGTAAGGTGGTTGTTTAGCGTTTCTTTGCTGATGACAAGACCGCCTTCACGATAGCGGTTAGAGATGGTTTCCCCTAAAACGTCTGTACCGTTTAGAAGAATCTTCTTTTCGTTCTGACCAAGGTGGTAGACGAAAGTTACATCGTGACCGTTCACTTTGTAGGTAAAGTTTAGACCGTCCATTTCTGCTGGTAATATTGGGTCAACAACCAAGTCCCCACCTTGGAAACGAATACCAAGACAATTGGAGATAAGCTGATTCATGTAGATACCAGGTCCGCTAGAGTAAATTCTCCAGCCACCTTTAACCTTAACAGAACCATCTCGGAGCTTATCAAAATTTTCTTGGGCCTCATATCGGTTGTTGAACTGACCGTCTGAGCTGCTAAAGTACGCATTGCTTTGACGGCGTTCTGCGTTTGGCACGGCCTCTTGGATGTTGATTGGGTTAATCGTGTTTAAGCCTTTCCATACTTCATCCGTTTTCCCTAGCTTTGCCATTGCTTCGACATAGCGGATATGTGCGTGCACGTATTGTAGTCCGATTTCTCGTCCAAAGTTTGCTGCTTGTTCTGCACGCTTAAAGTGGGTGCTCACGCCACCTGCATAATTCGCTGGACGATTCATTAGGCGGACGCCATCTGGGCAGTAGAATTTTTCTTTGATAAGACTATAATGAGATTCCGCTTGCTCTGGTGTTAGCAACTCACTGATCATGCTTCTTGTCATTGGAAGCAGTCGGTAGTGGATTCCTGTTTTTGTGTCTTCTGGGTGGACCATTAATTCTGGCTTCCCTTTTTCTTCCATGTAAACAAATCCTGGGATTACGTCAGATGCCAGCATGTATTTATTAAAGTCGATTTCAATGCCTTTTGCTAGTGATCTTAGCTCATCTGCATCTTCTTTGGAAACTTCCTCAAGCACTTTAGAAAGTGTATTCAACACTTGATACGTTAACGATACTGTCCAGCTGGATACCATGAATTTTTTTAGCTGCGCATTTGCCGGCTGCAAGGTATCATCCCAGTCTCCATCTCCATAGGAAGAAAGGAAAGTATCATGCAAGAAGTGATCTTTCATATATTGAATTTCTTTTTTCGCATGTTCAAACACGGTTGCTGTTTCCTCTGTAAAATGGAAAGCGCCACGAACAGTATAAGGAATTTTTTCCTCAAGAATCGAAAAGTCCTTTGTAATTGTGAGGTAATCACTTAATACCTTCAATGGCCAAACAATAATGTCCCCATGGCTCTCTTGGCTTTGAATTGGGAAGTACTTATCAAACATGAACCATTGCGGCCAGTTACCCGTATCCTCGTATTGGTGCGAGTAAACTTTTTTGATAATTTCCTTCACACTCTCGTAGTTTTGGGTTGCCATAAAGTATTCTGTTGGACCTTGGCAAACGTCACGCGTTCCCCAAGCCGCTCCGCCATATTGCTCTAGGCCATGTGGCACCGAATAGTGGACAAGCATGTTGTGCGTGTACCACCATGCTGTCGCATTCATTTTTTCCAGTTCTTTCTTCTTTTCACCACTTAGGGTTAATTCGAAGCCATTCATCACTTTTTGGAAGAAGGCACGGTAACGAGCTACCTCTGTAGCAAAATCACGTGCTATAAACTCACTAGCTTCCCCGTGTAATAAGCCGTGAACAGTGATGCTGAAATCTTGTGTTGCTTCTGTTTCCAGCACAACTAAAGATGCGGTGCCTGATACAGCACCTTCAGCTAGTGTTGTTTCATCGCTTAAGGTAAATTCTGCTCCTGAAAGTGTCATCTTGTAGGCAAGATCTGGGTATCTATGCTTGCTGTCTGATCCATTAACTGCTGTAAACTTGAGCATTTTTCCGTCTTGTTCCATGTTATACCCAACAACCAGCTCGTTGTTGTTCATGGAAATTTGGTTGGTAACAAGAAAACGATAAGCCTTTCCACTTTCTGATTTAACCTCTAACTGAATTTCAGGAGAGTCGACCACCGTGTAGTTGGTGACAACAATTATATCATCGGTTGTTTTGTAGAACCAACGGGTGTAATTAAAGCCAATTTCAAATAGGGACGGCATGGTTAGTAATCGGTAGTTTCCTTCTACTTCAACATAAATGCGTTGACCGGAAGTTTTCATTACGTTTAAAGCGTTTCGCGCATTTGTCATCATTTTATGGAAGGAGGTGTTGCCAACCACAAGCTGTGAATTGAAGATACCGTACATGTACGATGTTGATGTAATCACATTTTCTGTCATCTTATCATTGTTGCCTGACATGATGATATGACCGTGCGGACGTTCTACGACAAGTTCTTTTTCTTTTAAGACAATATGCTCATATGTATCCGTGAAGAAGGAAAGCAGCGTATCACCATCCCATTCCTCCTGCTGACGAACAGGGAATAGAGTGTTTAGCTCATTTTTTGTAAAAGACACACCTGAAAGCACACCAGACACACGGTCTTTTCCGCTTACTTTTTCAAGTTCTTCCGCTTCCACTTTGTTACGTGCCTGCACTTCCGCCCACGCTTGAGCTACCT
Proteins encoded:
- a CDS encoding cellobiose phosphorylase, whose translation is MQTTTQHSKLNIEAGNIQFTFLNSGDLFEAMHKDIMINQWMSNPLDGALNNLFLRVHGENGIEVYPLLGVHSTSKVKHATQEMTWEGTAASIRYNISFRLSEKGIWFWDVRVEGTGQTVDVVYGQDVGIGSKGLVRTNESYLSQYIDHTVFKDEKNGYIVCSRQNQPQPGGFPYLQQGSLTKAVGYSTDGFQFFGLSYKETNQPEVLTKENLPNEIYQYEFAYTGLQSEKVELDGSESFVFYGLFKENHAEAVTELAFADEVAQAWAEVQARNKVEAEELEKVSGKDRVSGVLSGVSFTKNELNTLFPVRQQEEWDGDTLLSFFTDTYEHIVLKEKELVVERPHGHIIMSGNNDKMTENVITSTSYMYGIFNSQLVVGNTSFHKMMTNARNALNVMKTSGQRIYVEVEGNYRLLTMPSLFEIGFNYTRWFYKTTDDIIVVTNYTVVDSPEIQLEVKSESGKAYRFLVTNQISMNNNELVVGYNMEQDGKMLKFTAVNGSDSKHRYPDLAYKMTLSGAEFTLSDETTLAEGAVSGTASLVVLETEATQDFSITVHGLLHGEASEFIARDFATEVARYRAFFQKVMNGFELTLSGEKKKELEKMNATAWWYTHNMLVHYSVPHGLEQYGGAAWGTRDVCQGPTEYFMATQNYESVKEIIKKVYSHQYEDTGNWPQWFMFDKYFPIQSQESHGDIIVWPLKVLSDYLTITKDFSILEEKIPYTVRGAFHFTEETATVFEHAKKEIQYMKDHFLHDTFLSSYGDGDWDDTLQPANAQLKKFMVSSWTVSLTYQVLNTLSKVLEEVSKEDADELRSLAKGIEIDFNKYMLASDVIPGFVYMEEKGKPELMVHPEDTKTGIHYRLLPMTRSMISELLTPEQAESHYSLIKEKFYCPDGVRLMNRPANYAGGVSTHFKRAEQAANFGREIGLQYVHAHIRYVEAMAKLGKTDEVWKGLNTINPINIQEAVPNAERRQSNAYFSSSDGQFNNRYEAQENFDKLRDGSVKVKGGWRIYSSGPGIYMNQLISNCLGIRFQGGDLVVDPILPAEMDGLNFTYKVNGHDVTFVYHLGQNEKKILLNGTDVLGETISNRYREGGLVISKETLNNHLTNGENKIAIFI